In the genome of Amblyraja radiata isolate CabotCenter1 chromosome 6, sAmbRad1.1.pri, whole genome shotgun sequence, the window gtaccttcagcggccatacatgcccaggccataaaccccccaccaccgtgtttcacagacgaggtggtacgctttggatcttgggtagttccttctctcctccatactttgctcttgccatcactctgatatgttaatctttgtcttatctgtccacaagacctttttccagaactgtggttgctctgttaaatacttcttggcaaactgtaacctggccatcctatttttgtggctaaccagcagtttgcatcttgcagtgtagccattGTATttctcatgaagtcttctgcagacaatggacattgacaaatccacacctgactcctgaagagtgtttctgatctgtcggacaggtgtttggggatattTCTTTatcatagagagaattcttctgtcatcagctgtggaagtcttccatggcctgccagtaagctcaccagtgctctctgttgtcctaatgatgttccaaacagttgattttggtaagcctaagatttgcctgatgtctctaacagttttattcttgtttcccagtcgcataatggcttctttgactttcattggcacaactttggtccttatgttgataaacagcaataaaggtttccaaaggtgaaggaaagactaggtgctgagagcacttttatacctgcattaaggagacaattaaacatacctgagcaattacaaacacctgtgacgcTGTGTGTCCAAACAtcatggtgctctgaaatgtggggactgtataaacactgctgtactttctacatggtgaaaccgaaatgtataaaaatggcctttattaaaatctgacaatgtgcactttaaccacgagtgattttttttttctattacaaatctcaaattgtggagtacagaagcaaataaataaatgatgggtcattgtcccaaacattatggagggcactgtgcatTGGAGATGTGAGTGAACAAAGTAATTATTTGATGCCTTCACAAATCTTGATAAAGGACAAATTGAATCAGAATGTGCCTGTTAGAATTCAATGACAAGAGAATGACTGAGAGAGCACACATTGCGATTTGAGGAAATTATACATATTTTCTTTACATGCCATCTTTTATTGAAAATTTTCAAGAACCAAATTCCAAAAGTAGAGGAAAAACTTGTCCAGTGTCAATAAAGTGATTTAGCAGTAAATAATATTCAGCCCGTGGAAAATCTACTTATTCATGAATGGCCAGGCATAATATTATCTGGTATGTTTCAATGGATATTCCTATCCAAGTACTGCAAATTCAGAGGGTCATTGGTCCACGGTGTATGCTGACTATCAAGCATTCATTTACACTCGTATAATTGtattctcccctcactctcagtaaCACTCCAAATTTTATCAATCACGCACACATTAGCGGCAGTGGTTAATCTGTAACTAGCTCATATCTGTAGGACGCAGAACATGCGGTGGTAATTCTCGCTGTCAGGGAGAACACgcacactccacaaagacagcagcagaggtcatGTGTTACTGGATCTGTAAGGCAGTACTTCTTCAAGTTGCACCAATGTGTCGCTCTGCAATGTTCTTTGCAAAACCATAAGTTTCTGGAGAAGCAGGACAACTTGGATATACTATTCTTATTTTGTCTTTAGTTGCCAGAGGCAAATGTTCGATTCCACTTAAGCTTCTAAGTAGTGTACTTCATCTTTATTGACTTCATTGGCACATTAAAATTCCGAGTGACTCACTACTGCGTGTCAATGATTACATTTACATTGCAATGTTGTATTCATTACAACTCAAATAGGTAATTTGCTTTAGTTTTACTTTCACTTAATTTAGACAAGAAGGAAAAAATGATAATGTAGTAATTGATatcaaaatgttattttaaattcTACAACATTAATGGAATAATTATGAATAATTACCTTTGTCCAGCAACCCAAATGAAATTGCTGTACAAAATATGATATTCTGTAACTTAAGTACTGTGGTGATTGGTTTACTGCACCACTGTTTAAGAAATTGGTTTTAAACTCCCACTGCCAGCAATTTGAGTTTCCAGGCAATAGCTTTTTGACTACATACTTATCCACTCCCCAAATCCATTTATAATTCTACTTTTTTAAAGGCATCAAATGTAATCAACTTTCATACACTtaagggaaatttaaaaaaatctgctgAGGTTAGCAAGTTGCAATTCATTAGTTCAGCAAATCTCTTCAATATAATTGTCTCAAATAAATCAAAATAGATAATTTTGTTATTTATAGTGGTTTCAATTCAAGCAGTGGAAGAGCAAAAACATATTGCACAATGCTAAAGATATGCTCAATTTTTACTACCGATCTTCAAAAATTCATTTCGGTAAAAAAATATTCCTTATAAACCAATAAAATATTGACCTCAGGTTAACAGTATAAAATATGATtttaacttgattattaaaagttAGTGAGATACAGATTAGAAAAAAATAATAGTTTTATAATAAAACACTTCAATCAtagtaattaatttaatttacagtACAGCTTGACAGTAATCCTTGGCGATTAAGATGAGCCTTCTCAATGATAACCTGTAGATTTGAAGAAATTCAGTCAAAGTACTAAAAATTGGATTGTAAATACGTTGAAATATATCCCAGATTTGTATTTAAACAAAGTTCATGAAATTGCTAAATTGGAGTAGCTGGAATCAAATCACATTTTGTATATCTTCAAAGTTACGCCTACGGTGTTACTTTAAGTGTAACAAAAAAGGCAGACTTTTTATAAACTGATAGCACCACAAAAAAAAATCTAGTTCTCATACCACATCCAAAGTCTCAAACGACATGTTATGCTAACATTTACATAAAAGGGTTCCCCAATGAGTAAGAGCTCCAAGTATAACAAGGCATAACAGTGTTTTGAGTAAGAGGTattaaaaaaagttcaaattAAATATATAAAATCTCCTTTTCCTTCACAAAGTGCATTGCTTGTACAGTTACAATTAGCTATTTGGGTGCTGGAAGCAAAGACACTTTGAACACAGCAAGTTGCAATGTGAACTGCAGGTCAATTATCAAAACCCAGATTGTCTAGGGTACATTCAGAAACATGCAGTGGTTGATTTTTCATATCTTTTACACCAACATGCATCAACTGGATTGGTTTGGGTTTCCGCTTGGAACTATTTTGTACTTCCAAATACTGATTTAGAGCAGGAAGAACAACTTCTCTCTGATTTAAGATTGGTTCAACTGATGCCATCATAAATTGCTTCACTGCTGCCATCCCAGAAACTATGTTGGAAAGGATATTTCCGGGTTCCTCAAATTCTCTCTGATCACTATTCACTAATCTGATTCCTCTGGTAATGTTACTTGGTACATATTCATTGGACTCTGCAGGAGCAATCCAGCATTTATCTTTTCCATTTAGATTTTCCTCCTTCATAGACAGCATGTTTTTTGAACTCATTAAACCTTTCTTCACCATTTTTGTACACATTTCTAAATCTTTATTAGTAAACCCTTTTGTGGGCTTACAAGCCTtattggattgtttttttctatTTGCATATAATGTATCTGAAGAGTATTCTTCATCTTTGACAATTCCATGGTTTTCTGGTGACATACTGGTCTTTTCAACATTCTCTATTTTGATGGCTTTGTTTTCAGTCTTACAATTTTCATACTTTTGAATAGTAGTTCTGTCCCGTTGCTTTGTATTTGATTTTGCGTGTCCTTTTCTAAAGCTATTAAATGCCTTATTAACTTTGGAATATTTATAATTATTTGAACTCACATGATCAGAAGTTGGTAACTGATTAGAAGATTCTGCATATGGTGAGGACGAAACAGATGTGGGCTCACTTttaaggcagcaagtctggatATTTGTAGAATATAGTTCACTGTGAATATGAAATTGCTCTGAACATTCATTTAGTAGTGAAGCCTTCATGGGAAATTGATGTTGGCTGGACTGCTCCATGGAATTCacatcagagtttcccactgtggaGGGAATTTCTCGTGTACATTCTTTTGAAAAATCAGAGCAAGATGTTGGTTTTACTTTTCCAGGTGTAAAGTTTGAAATATCTAAAATGCAGAGAGTGTCTTTTGAAGTAAAGAGATGTTTTGTTCCTTCACTCAATTTCTGACTCAAGTTGGTATTTATTTCATTTTGACAACTGTAGATCTTCAGGCCATATTGATTTGCAATATTGTTCATATCCAATTGATTTTCATTCACTTTTTCATTTCCAGTGTCAACCTCACATGAGGAAAATAACTCTTTGTCTATTATTCTGTGTAGAGGTACACCATGAATAGTGTTTGAATTGCAAGTTTCCTGAATGTTCGGTTCAAATTCCAATGGAAGGATGTTTGATTCACCGTTATTGCATCTTGTGGAGCTGTTGCATGTTTGTCTCTGCTGTGGAGAAGAAAATGAGTTTTCTGTTCCATCTTCATTGAACTGCTTACCAGTACTGGAATCCTGTGAGGACATTTTGAAACTTTCATCCACTGAGGAATCATCACCATCCAGCAGAGTCCGGAAATATCCTCCAAGGATCTTTGGAGCTGAACGTACATTATAGACAGATGTAACAGGATGGCCTGGACTGCTGGCTGGAACTGGAGAAAGTAACTCCCTAGAAGTTTCTATTCCATCACCATCTCTTGAATACAAATCGGTAGGGTTGATGTCACCTGAAGAACCAGCAGCAGAATTCCATTCACCTTGAATTTCGTGCACATCTGCACTTAGAACTCGAGGATTTCCAtgtgtattttttaaataatttctacTACTGGTATCTTTACTGTACTGAGCATCTGCTCTCATTTTCTTTGAAGGTATGCTTTGTTTCATTGACTTTTGAAATAAATCCTTTTCGTGTATGTCCCTTAACCGACCAGCCTTAGTCACAGTCCGAATAGTGATGCGTTTTAATTCTATTTCATCTGTAAATTCATAAACAGACTTATCGTACTGCTGTATCTTCTTGGGTACTTTTGAGTTTGAGTCAACTGTTTCAATAACATTGTCTTTTCGGTGATTCAAAGTATGCCCTACTTTAAATGGCGCTGTCCCATTTGcaagtgttttttgttttttatttttagaaGCAAAGAACATGTAAGACATACCAGCATCTGAAcagatttttaattttttatcatTTCTTTCTTGATTATGATGCACATTACAGTTAGGAACTGGAGACCAAAATtctttaagtggtgaaagttttttatattttttttctacctcatcagtcaataAAACCTGACTCTCTGTACAATCTAATCTACTAATTTTTACATGCATGTTTTTGTGCCCTTTAAACCGATTGACAATTATGTATTTAATAATTACAGGTGGCTCCTTTTTTccagttttctttctttttctggGGCACCAGTCATCATCATCCTCCTTCGGAGTGTCTGTAGCATGATCAGTTTTCCCCAATGTTTTCATGGTCTCTAATGAATCAACGTCATATAAATAATCATCACTGTAACGTATCTGCCGTTTAGCCCTCAAAGTATAATTGCTTTGACTTGAATACCTATCAGCATTATCCTTTAAAAACTTCCAATCCCCTTGATCTTCAAGTAGACCGGACGATAAACAGACAGAATCCAGTGAACTCTCAGCATCTTTACAGTCATCCATTAAAACACCTGACATAAGACACTTTTTACTTTCTAATTCACATGAAGCATGTTCTGGAATGTCATGTTCCCttttctcatcctgaacacaatcaGAATTTTTAATGGGAGTTTTCCCTTCTTTCTTTATTCCATTACAACAGGCACTGGGGAAAAATTGAAGCTGTGCATCATCTTGATGAGCATTATTTTTATCTTTTATATTATCCTGAAAAGATTCATATCTTATTTTCAGTGAACAGACATCACTATTTAGTGTTGATTCAGCATCAAACAAAAAACTGTGACTGTCGTCCTCACTTATTAAATTAGTGGAAAAGTCATTTATTGGGCAGAGATCTAAAAATTCTTCTTTATTTTCATTTATGAAGGACTCAAAGTAACTCCAGTTCTGGCTTGGAATAGGCAGCAATGCATCATCTCCATTATATTTTTCTGTGAAGAGACAGTGAGTATTGGTAGTATTATCTAATTCATCAACTTTCGCAACATTAAATTTCTCTTCGCATGTCAATCCACTGAGAGAAAAGTTTAACATTTGATCAGAAATGgtgtcttcagtctgaaaaactgAAATATGTGCTTCAGGAATCATAGCCGGATCCTTGTTCAGTTTCTTATTATTGCAGATTCGCCATCGGGCTTCAAATTCACAACATTCCACTTTGTTTGCTTCAGAAGTATCTGCAGCTATCCATTGGACTTCACATGGTTTTCTACTGAAGCATGAAAAGTCCTTAGATTCCATAGTAAATTCAGCAAAATATTGTTACATGTAAAGGCAAGTGAATAGAAACATTATTTCAACTGAAGGAGGATTTTGAGATAGGATAGCACCAGTCTGGAAAACATCCATTTTCTTTAGTTGTTGTCAGGGTGAAGTTGCATACAATGTATAATAATTATCCATCCCTTGAGGAATAAAGTTTCTAAAAAAAGAACATattataattttatttaattaaGAATGAAACATTTTCCAACTTAAATTTGCAATATTATTCATTTTTCCAAAATAATTGTTTAATCATACATACAAAAATTATAAGAAAGTGAATCTCTAACAGAAATTACAATCCTTAAAACTACCATCTTTAAAAATATCTTTAGATCTGTTTAATGTGTTCAGTTACAGGCAGCTGAAAATACACATTTTAGGTTCAATATTTTTTCCGTTAAGGTTGGTCACCTCATGGCCAGTTTTGGTTTAACAAACTGCTTTCAGATAGGTTATCTGAAAAACATTTTGTACAATTTCCTCAGATTCACTTCAGTGTGAATACATTTATACTAGATGTGCAAATTTGCCTATTGACAGTGTGGCCTTCCTTGGTCAAGCatctgatgtttaagaaggaactgcagcagctggaaaatcgaaggtacacaaaagtgctggagacactcagcgggtgaggcagcatctatggagcgaaggaaataggcaacgtttcgagccaaaacccttcttcagactgatgtagggtgggagggtggggtggtgggggcaggaagaagaaaggaagaggaggagccagagggctgagggagagctgagaaggggaggagagtgagggctacctgaaattggagaagtcaatgttcatgccgctgggtaataaacttcccaagcgaaataggaggtgctccagagtggtcctcactctggccatggaggaggaccaggacagaaaggtcggattcggaatgggagggggagttgaagtgctgagccaccgggagatcaggttggttattgtggaccgagcggaggtgttcggtgaagcaatcgccaagcctacgcttggtctcactgatgtagatcagctgacatctagagcagcggatgcaatagatgaggttggaggaggtgcaggtgaacctctgtcgcacctggaacgactgcttgggtgcttgaatggagtcaagtggggaggtaaagggacaagtgttgcatttcttgcagttgcaagggaaagtgcccggggagggggtggtacgactgggaacgttgcctatttccttcggtccatagatgctgcctcacctgctgagtttctctagcagtttattctgaggctgattTGGATAAACTTTTACCACTACATATAATTGTCTATGTTTATTGCATTAGTCAGATATGTTAGCTACGCATGGTGATAATTAATTAACGAGAAACAAAATACATTCCCAGACAGACAAGTAAAGATCTGTTCTCTCATGACTATAAAAGGTTATTTTGGAATATTTTAGAGCAATTTCTGGACATCCGTCTACAACTGGATctgcaagagactgtagatgctggaaccttgagcaaataaAGCAGATGTCTGAAGGAGCAGAGtacatcttgagcaaaaaacagactgctggagaAACCGAGCTGGAGTGCTACCTGACACACTGAGCACCTACAACTGGTACGGGTACATAATATAAACAGCTGACATATAAATAAAATTTTGAAATCAAGCATTTTAAGATGGAAAAGGGAAGAGGTAAAGAAGAGTAACACTAGGGCAGTACAGCATTGTGTTCTCTTTTGGCACTATGCTGAAACCAAGCTATGGCAAGGCAGTGGGAAACCAAAACATCTCCTTTTAActgcttaaagccctgtcccacggtacgagttcattccaagagctctcccgagtttaaaaaaaccaaactcgtggtgagcacggagaatgaacgaagCGGGTACttaggagctcggggacgtcacttaCCGGCTCGTAAccgaacggcaggtactcgggaagactcgctaacggcaggtaagcacgggtagactcatgaagatttttcaacatgttgaaaaatgtccacgagagccccgagtactaatGAGTGGCCatcaccataaatctccgagttcgaatcagggcaaactcgggagagctcttggaatgaactgggctttaaagaaggaactgcagatgctggaaaaccgaaggtagacaaaaatgctggagaaactcagcgggtgaggcagcatctatggagcgaaggaaataggcaacatttcgggtcaaaacccttcttcctttTAACTGCATTTGTAATTAACTAAAAAGAAACCCACATTTCTCGTCAAAGATTGGGACATCGGCTCAACCAGAAGTGCAATACATTCATTTTCTGTAAGTGAACAATAGAATTTGACAAAGTAAATGCTGGGAGAAGGTTAAGATTTTGGAATTCCTTGCCTCAGAAAGCAATGGAGAGAGC includes:
- the LOC116974171 gene encoding neurite extension and migration factor-like, translated to MESKDFSCFSRKPCEVQWIAADTSEANKVECCEFEARWRICNNKKLNKDPAMIPEAHISVFQTEDTISDQMLNFSLSGLTCEEKFNVAKVDELDNTTNTHCLFTEKYNGDDALLPIPSQNWSYFESFINENKEEFLDLCPINDFSTNLISEDDSHSFLFDAESTLNSDVCSLKIRYESFQDNIKDKNNAHQDDAQLQFFPSACCNGIKKEGKTPIKNSDCVQDEKREHDIPEHASCELESKKCLMSGVLMDDCKDAESSLDSVCLSSGLLEDQGDWKFLKDNADRYSSQSNYTLRAKRQIRYSDDYLYDVDSLETMKTLGKTDHATDTPKEDDDDWCPRKRKKTGKKEPPVIIKYIIVNRFKGHKNMHVKISRLDCTESQVLLTDEVEKKYKKLSPLKEFWSPVPNCNVHHNQERNDKKLKICSDAGMSYMFFASKNKKQKTLANGTAPFKVGHTLNHRKDNVIETVDSNSKVPKKIQQYDKSVYEFTDEIELKRITIRTVTKAGRLRDIHEKDLFQKSMKQSIPSKKMRADAQYSKDTSSRNYLKNTHGNPRVLSADVHEIQGEWNSAAGSSGDINPTDLYSRDGDGIETSRELLSPVPASSPGHPVTSVYNVRSAPKILGGYFRTLLDGDDSSVDESFKMSSQDSSTGKQFNEDGTENSFSSPQQRQTCNSSTRCNNGESNILPLEFEPNIQETCNSNTIHGVPLHRIIDKELFSSCEVDTGNEKVNENQLDMNNIANQYGLKIYSCQNEINTNLSQKLSEGTKHLFTSKDTLCILDISNFTPGKVKPTSCSDFSKECTREIPSTVGNSDVNSMEQSSQHQFPMKASLLNECSEQFHIHSELYSTNIQTCCLKSEPTSVSSSPYAESSNQLPTSDHVSSNNYKYSKVNKAFNSFRKGHAKSNTKQRDRTTIQKYENCKTENKAIKIENVEKTSMSPENHGIVKDEEYSSDTLYANRKKQSNKACKPTKGFTNKDLEMCTKMVKKGLMSSKNMLSMKEENLNGKDKCWIAPAESNEYVPSNITRGIRLVNSDQREFEEPGNILSNIVSGMAAVKQFMMASVEPILNQREVVLPALNQYLEVQNSSKRKPKPIQLMHVGVKDMKNQPLHVSECTLDNLGFDN